The sequence below is a genomic window from Salarchaeum japonicum.
GGGACACAAGTGGGCGTTCAACCGCCTCTACGAATACGTCCAGTACAAGGCCGCCGAGTACGGCATCGACGTAGAGCAGGTTGACCCGGAGAATACCTCTCGGCGGTGTTCGACGTGTGGGTTTACGCACCCGGATAATCGTGAGAGTGAGTTGTTCGAGTGTCTGAAGTGTGGCTACGAGAACCACGCTGACTACAACGCCGCGAAGAATATTGGACTGCGGTATCTCCGTCGGACCCAAACTGGCTCCGGTGGAGGCGCACCCGTAGGCGTGCGCTTGAACAGCGGGACGCTGAACGCGAACGGGGCGTATGATTCTCCTGCCGACAGTGTCGGCCAGAGCGGGAGTCCACGCTGAACGCCCACGGCTTTAGCCGTGGGCTAGCTTACCACGTATCTGGAGAACGGACTGGTCGAACGGGACTTCAGAGAAATGTTCTGATCAGTCGCGAAGTTCGGCGACTGACTGACCAACCTCACGGACGTGTTCACTTCGCTCGAGGTCGAGTTCCTCGGCGAGGTAGTCAACCGTCTCTTCGAGGCTCATACTAGAAAGAAACCCGTCTAACGGTATAAACCTAGTGCTGGCGCAGCAATGTAGCCCATCAGAGGAAGCGTCTGTGTATACCGAACTATGCACCCTTCGGGAAAACTGTGGAATCGGTGACTGCATAGCGATACCCACCGAAATTACGCAGTGTCGCCATTTGCTGTCCACCAACCGGACTCAATTGAATGAAACCCTCCGAAGCGATCGGGAGCGTTTCAGTCAGCAGGCTGTGCCTCCGTGGATGGTGTGCTGCCTGGCAGTTCGGGGATGGACAGGTCCACGCGGCGGAGGAGCTGGGCGTTGATCGCGACGATTACTGTACTCAACGACATCAGAAGCGCACCCACAGCGGGAGACAGCAGAATCCCGATCGGTGCCAACACGCCTGCTGCGAGCGGAATCGCGAACACGTTGTAGCCGGCGGCCCAGACGATGTTCTCCTGCATCTTCCGGTAGCTCGCCTTACTGAGTTTCACGAGTCGCACTACATCCATCGGGTTGTTCTGCACGAGGATGACATCTGCCGACTGGACGGCGACGTCGGTGCCGCTCCCGATGGCGATCCCGACGTCGGCTCGCGTCAGCGCCGGCGCATCGTTCACACCGTCGCCGACCATCCCCACCAGCTTCCCCTGGTCCTGGAGTTCCTGCACTTTCTCATCCTTGTCCTCGGGGAGGACCTCAGCGAACACCGTGTCGATACCCAGTTCGTCAGCGACAGCGTTGGCGACGTCCTGGGAGTCCCCCGTCAGCATCGCCACCTCGATGCCCAAGTCGTGGAGGGCATCGACGACGCGGAAACTCTCCTCACGAATCACGTCGGCCATCGCGAAGGCGGCGATCAGCTCTCCGTCACGAACGAGATACACCACAGTCTGGGCGTTCTGACCGGCCTCGTCAGCGAAGTGCTGGAGATGGTCGGGAATTTCGCTATCGAGTTGGGCCAACAGGTTCGGGCCACCGACGTACACCTCGTTTCCGTCGACATTCGCCCGGACCCCTCGTCCTTTGATCGCCTCGAAGGCTGTCGCGTCAGGAGTAGTTACATCTCGCTCGTCGGCGGCCTCACGGATCGCTCGGGCGATCATGTGTTCGGAGTCACTCTCGACGGCTGCCGCCAGCCCGAGCGCGTCGTCCTCGTCAACGCCGTCGACGGTCGCCATATCCACGACGCCGTGTTCACCCTCAGTAAGCGTCCCTGTCTTGTCGAAGATGATGGCATCCAAGTTCCGCGCGTCCTCCATCGCAATTCGGTCGCGGACGAGCATCCCGTTGCGCGCTGCAAGTGAGGTGTTGATCGCGACGACCAGCGGGATGGCGAGCCCGAGGGCGTGTGGGCAGGCGATGACGAGCACCGTCACGACTCGCTCGATGACCGTCGCGTCGAACGAGACTGCGACCGTCCACGCAATCGCGGTCACGACTGCCGCCCCGAGCGCGACGTAGAACAGCCAGCCGGCCGCCCGGTCGGCCAACACTTGCGTCTTGGACTTGCTCTGTTGAGCTTCCTCGACGAGGCGCATGATGCCCGCGAGTGTTGTCTCCTCGCCCGTCGCACCGACGCGAACACGGAGACTCCCGTCGCCGTTGATGGTGCCGCCGATGACCTCGTCGCCAGGCTCTTTCGAGACGGGCTTGGACTCGCCGGTGATCATCGACTCGTTGACGTCGGAGTCACCCTCCTCGACGGTGCCGTCAGCAGGGACACTCGCGCCCGGCCGGACGAGCACGAGATCGCCTTCCGAGAGCTCACTGACGGGAACTTCTTCGGTCTCCCCGTCGTCGGTGATACGCTCGGCGGTGTCTGGCATCAGTTTCGCCAGTTCGTCGAGCGCGCTGGAGGCCCGCCGGACCGACCGCATCTCGATCCAGTGGCCCAGCAGCATGATGTCGATCAGCGTGACGAGCTCCCAGAAGAACGCCGACTGTGTGGGGAAAATCACGCTCGCGAGGCTGTAGACAAACGCGACGGTGATCGCCATCGAGATCAACGTCATCATCCCCGGCGACCGGTCTTTCAGCTCCGGGAGTGCCATCTGGAGGAATGGAACGCCACCGTACGCGAAGACGATGACCGCGAAGACGGGGTTGATCCACTCGCTGCCCGGGAATACAGGGACGGAGAAGCCGAGCCACTCCTGTAGCATTTCGCTGTACAGGAGAACGGGAATCGACAGGAGCGTCGAAACGAAGAAACGGCGCCGGAACATCTGCTCGTGGCCCTCGTGCATCCCGCCATGCCCCTCACCGTGGCCCTCATGGGAACCGTGGCCGTGCCCGTCGCCCTCGTGTCCGGCGTGTTCGTGCTGCTCGTGGGACGCCATCTCACCTGCCGCAGCAGGGTGAGCTTCCTCCTCTAGTAGCTCCTGTTCTACCCCTTCCTCGTCAGATTCCGCGACCGCTTCATCGTGCTCACCGTGTTCGTGCTGGTGACTGGTGGTGTCCGGCTGGTCCTCTCCTCCCGGGGAATTCTCAGTTGTATCTTTGTGGTCGTCCATGAGTCATGTTCTCTATTGAGGTGGTTCCGCCGGCTTCTTGAATCTTCGGCCCTGAGACCGTACAGCAGGACCAGCGTAGACGAGCTCCGAAGACAACAGTTAGTCGTCGTCTCGAAGCGACTTGTGCTATCCGCAGCGCACGATACTCAGGCGTGAGCGGTGTATCCCGCGTCTTCGACGGCCGCCACGAGGGCCGTGACCTCTGCCTCACCGTCGACACTTGCCTGTTCACTCTCCCTGTCGACGGTCACGGAAGTCACGCCAGTGACCTCTTCAAGGGCCTCTTCAACCGTCTGCTCGCAGTGACCGCACGACATTCCTTCCACGGTGATGGTCGTCGTCATACAGAGGTACATACGGCTCCCTCCCTTTAGCGGATTTCCCCTTCGATTATGCTGGTCTCTTGGGGGTCAAACTTTAGATTCCAAGTGATACGTGCAGCCGAAACGAACCAAATTTCAGATTCAGCAACTGACGATGCGGGAAGACTCAGGTACCGTTGTGGCGCTCCAGATACGTCTTCGCCGCTAAAAAGACGTATAGTGCGCCGATAGCCCGAATACCCGAGCGGAATCGCTCGTTCCATTCGACCGACTCCGGACGCTCGTACAGGAACGCGGTGGCAAATCTTCGATACAGATCGGGAAACAGGAAGACGATAGCGCCGAACACACCGGTAAGATTCATCAGCCACGCGTATGCTCGCCCATTGAGGAGGGAAATCGCAGCTATCAGAACGCCCTCAGACCGGATAGCTGGGCGGACCCACCCTCTCACTGTTCCCCCGCTTCGATTCGCAATCGCAAGTTTCTCGAAGAGACTGACGATTTTGTCCGGGAACAGCGCTGAGAGAGCGCCAAGGACACCCACGAGTGTTCGAATCATACGATACTGTACGACCGGTACGGACATAATTCCCGCTGCGACCCTACACTGGTGAGAATAAGGGGAATCCGAACAATAGCGACTTCGAATGAGGAACAACGCCCAGAGGCCGCTTCTCGAATGAACGTCCCGAATCCTCAGGGGTTCGGGGCATACAGGGCGTAGAGAATCGATAGCATCCCGGCGGCGGTGATGAGTGCTGCGACGAATCCTGCTTCGAAAATCGACACTTGGAGGAGTTCGAAGAGCACGCCCTCGAGGAGGCCGCCGAGCCCGACCAGCGCGAAGCCAGCCGCGACGTACAGGAGTAACTGCGTGTGATGCCGTTGGTATCCGCGATAGGCCTGGTAGGCGATCACCAGCGCCAGGGCGGTCGTGAACAGCTTGCCGATGACGAATAACGTGTGTTCCATGAGTCAGTCTCCCCGCATTTCCTCGAAGATGGACGTAATCCGGTCGGCGGGGTCCGGCCGAACATCGATCTGCACGTCGAAGCCCTCTGCTTGGAGGAGTACTTCGACACGCTCGAGTCGCGCCTCGTACTCGCTGTAGTGCCGTCCGCCGGGGTCGACGTGCGTGTACTCCTCGAGGAGGCCCTGCTCGACGAGGCGGGTGACACGCCGCGAGACGGTCGGGCGTGACATATCGCATTCCTCGCTGAGCTCCTTCGCGGAGAGTCGGTCGGTCTTCGTCGCCACGAGGATGTTGCGGGCGTACTCGTCGTCGAGTGTGGCGAAGATGTCCGACGGGTCGGCCTCCTCAGTCACACGTCCGTACTCGCTACAGGAGGGTAATATAGCCCGCCGGTTTTCTGACTCAGAACGCCGGCTCGCTATTATATCGTCTCTACCCGCCTACTGATAGTTGAAGGTGCAATAATTATGTCCACACTCGACTCCGGCATGAACCAGCTTGAGAGCAGAGTCGGCGGCCTGACCGTCGGCGGGAAAGTCCACAGCCTCAGCGCGTGGTTCGTGCTGGCGCTCCGTCTCATGATGGGCTACGCGTTCGCGTACTCCGGCTTCACGAAGATCACCGGCGAGTTCGCGGCCGGCGGCTACCTCTCGAACGTTGCGGCGACGAACGGCAACCCGCTGGCGGGCCTGTTCGCGTGGATGGGTTCGACGCCGTGGTTTGTCGAGTTCGCGAACGTCGCCGTGCCGTACGGCGAGCTGTTCATCGGCCTCGGCCTCCTCGTCGGCGCGTTCGTCCGCCTCGCGGCGTTCTTCGGCGCGCTGATGATGCTCATGTTCTACTTCGGCAACTGGGACATGGGTCACGGGTTCATCAACGGGGACTTCGCGTACATGCTCGTGTTCCTCGCGGTCGCCGCGTTCGCCGCGGGCCGCATCCTGGGCCTCGACCAGTACATCGAGAACTACGACGTCGGCGGCGAGACGCTCGTCGAGCGCTACCCCGCCCTCGAATACATCCTCGGCTAACCACGCCGAGACCTTTGGGAGTACAACAATGCAAAATCCAATTCAAGCACGCGGGATTCGTTCTCTGGGACTCATCGTCGTTGGGGCACTGACTCTGGCCGTCGTCGCCGGAATGGCGCTAACACACGCGACCGTCCCAGAATCAATGATGTGGAGCTGGCACGACGGCATGTGGAACAGCGGCCACATGGCCGGCTGGGGTGGCTGGGGCTGGGGGATGATACTGTTCGGGCTCCTGTGGATGGCACTTCTGATCGCCCTCCCAGTCTACGCCGTTTACTGGCTGACAACGCGGTCCCCTACGGACGGCCATACTGATGACAGCGCACTCGCTGTTCTCCAAGAACGGTACGCTCGTGGCGAAATCGACGACGAGGAGTTTGATCACCGTCGCGCCCGCCTGGTGTCCGACGACGATCGTTTCTGACCGCGTTGGTGTTACTGTCTGAGGAGGCGTCTGAGGACGTAGTGGAGGATTCCGCCGTGTTCGATATAGGTTACGGCGGCCGGCGTGCCGACCTGTGCTGTGACCGGGAACTCGACAGTCGACCCGTCCGCACGCTCGGCGATAACGGTCAGTTCGTCCATCACGTCGAGCCCGTCATCGAGGCCGTGGATCGTGAAGACCTCCGACCCATCCAGACCGAGAGATTCCCACGAGTCGCCATCATCGAACTGCAGGGGAAGCACACCCATGCCGACGAGGTTGTCGCGGTAGATGCGCTCGTAACTCTCGGCGATGGTTGCGCGGACACCGAGCAGGTCCGTTCCTTTCGCCGCCCAGTCCCGGCTAGACCCAGTTCCGAACTCCTCGCCAGCCATCACGACGAGCGGTATCCCCTCGTCCCGATAGCGGCGACTGGCTTCGAACACCGTGGTTTGTTCGTCGGTCGGGTGGTGGATCGTGTAGCCACCCTCGACGTCGTCGAGCATCTCGTTCTCGATTCGGACGTTGGCGAACGTCCCCCGCATCATCACCTCGTGATTGCCCCGACGTGCGCCGTAGGTGTTGAACTCGTGTGGCTCGACACCGTGATCGAGCAGCCACTGACCTGCGGGGAGGTCGGGACCGAACGGGCCGGCTGGACTGATGTGGTCGGTCGTAACGGTATCGCCGAGCGTCAGTAGACAGCGTGCGTCCTCGATATCGGCGACGCCGGGTTTCTCTACCGGGAAGTCCTTGAAGAACGGCGGTTCACGGATGTATGTCGAGTCCTCATCCCACTCGTAGACGTCACCCGTGGGCGCGTCGAGAGCAGCCCATCGCTCATCGCCCTCGAACACGGAGGCGTACTTCTCCTCGAACATCTCCGGAGAGACGTTCTCGTGGATTGCGGCCTGCACGTCCGCTGCGTCCGGCCAGATGTCCGCCAGATAGACTGGGTTACCCTCATCGTCAGTGCCCAGCGGCTCGTGTTCGAGATCGATGTCCATCCGCCCTGCGAGCCCGTAGGCGACGACGAGCGGCGGGCTCGCGAGGTAGTTCGCGCGGATCTTCGGGTGGATACGCGCCTCGAAGTTCCGGTTCCCGGAGAGAACGCTCGTCGTCCAGAGGTCGTGGTCGTCGATTGCCTGCTCGATGGGATCGGGAAGCGGCCCAGCGTTACCGATACAGGTGGTACAGCCGTAGCCGACGACGGCGTACCCGAGCTCTTCGAGATACGGAAGCAGCCCCGATTCTTCGAGATACTGCGTGACGACACGGCTACCCGGTGCGAGACTCGTCTTGACGTACGGCGGGACGTCTAGGCCTTTCTCGACGGCGTTCTGGGCGAGCAGTCCAGCAGCGATCATCACCGACGGGTTCGACGTGTTCGTACAGCTCGTGATGGCGCTGACGAGGACGTCTCCGTGTCCGATTTCGACCGTCTCACCGTCGAGGTCGACCTCGACACGTTTGGTTAACGGGTGCAGTTCCGATTCGGGTTCGACCTGAACGCCACCGTCGGTCTCCGCATCAGCTGCACCACCCTCACCGAGCCACCGCTGCAAGGCGTCCTCGTCGACATCATCGAGGTCGTCCTCGAACTCCCCGTGGAGAAGTCCCCGGAAGCTCTGTTTCACGTCCCCCATCGGAATCCGGTCCTGTGGCCGCTTGTGTCCGGCCAGACTCGGTTCGACTGTCGAGAGGTCGAACTCGACGACCTCAGTATATTCTGGTTCCTGTTCCCCGAACAGCCCTTGGGCTTCGAGGTACTCGCGAACGAGGTCGACGTGGTCGGGATCACGCCCGGTGAGTTCGAGATACTCGAGCGTCTGCTCGTCGACCGGGAACATACTGATCGTCGAGCCCTGTTCGGGCGCCATATTGGCGATCGTGGCCCGGTCGGGGACTGTGAGATTCTCCACACCGGGACCGAAGAACTCCACGAACCGGTCGACGACGCCGACCTCGCGGAGTCGTTCGGTGATGTGGAGCACGAGATCCGTAGCCGTCGCGCCCTCGGGTAATTCGCCTTCGAGACGGACGCCGACGACCTCGGGGAGTTTCATCGTGACCGGTTGACCGAGCATCGCCGCTTCCGCTTCGATGCCGCCGACGCCCCAACCGACCACACCGATGCCACCGATCATCGGGGTGTGGCTGTCCGTGCCGACGAGCGTGTCCGGCAGGAGCCAGTTCTCGCCGTCTTGCTCGCGGGCGTGGACGACCCGACCCAGATGTTCGAGATTCACCTGGTGGACGATACCGGTCCCCGGCGGGACGACGTTGAAGTTCTCGAAGGCGTTCTGCGCCCACTTGATCGCGCGATACCGTTCGGCGTTTCGCTCGTACTCCAGTTCGACGTTCTTCTCGTAGGCGTCCTCGGAGTCGAAGTAGTCGACCTGGACGCTGTGGTCGATCACGAGATCAATAGGAATCTCCGGTTCGACCAGGGTGGGATCTCGGTCTTTGCGGTCGACCTCGGATCGAAGGGCCGCCAGGTCGACGACTGCGGGTACACCGGTGAGATCTTGCAGGACGACTCGTGATGGAGAGAACGGAACCTCTGCGTCCGGTACGTCTGGCTTCCAGCCAGCAGCATTCTTGACATCCGCTGCAGTAACAGTTTCGCCGTCGGCGTTCCGGAGCACCGACTCAAGCAGAATACGGATGCTCACAGGGAGCGTGTCGAGGTCACAGAGCCCCTGCTCTTCGAGTGCTCGAAGATCGGCCATCTTGTACGTCGTCCCGTCGACGTCGAGCTCGCGGACGGCATCGAACGGAAGTGTATCAGTCATAGTATCTACACCTGGGATTGGCAGTCGTATCAATCCCTCTCCGAATCCGATTCGACGAGAATCGGGATTTGTTACGCAGAGGCATCGTATCCAGCGTCTTCGACCACAGTCACAAGCTCATCCCGTTCAGCGGACCCCTCGACCGTCGCGGATTCTGAGTCACGATCCGCAGTAGCGGACGTAACCCCCTCAACTTCTTCGAGTGCCTCTTCGACGGTCTGCTCGCAATGTTCACAGGTCATTCCTTCGACGGTGATTGTCTGAGTCATATCCATTCGTAGATAGGGGCGAGTATTCTATGTGGTTTTCTGCTTAGAATCCAATGTTGTCGCAGCCCTAGATCACCGATTTCGAAGGTGTGTTGTGGGCAACAATAATGTATCCTGCGAGACGAAGCGGTCGTATGCGCGATTTGGATGAAACCGACTTAGAAATCCTCTCGTTACTCGCTGATGACGCCCGCCGCCCGTTCAGCGATATTGGCGAGGAGGTCGACTTGTCGGGGCCAGCCGTTTCTGACCGGGTAAAGCGATTACAGGAAGCTGGCATCATTAACAACTTCACGATTGACGTCAACCGGGCTCATCTCCGAGCTGGTGTACCGGTATTTATTCAGGCCGAAATCGGCTCAGCGTCGTTGGAGGCCGCCCGCGAGCGGGCTCGAGAGTCAGATGGCGTTGAACACGTCTTCACGACCTCCGAAGGAGATCTTTGGTTCTATGCCCGTGTTGAAGCCCAGAACGTACGTCAGTGGGTAGATGGACTCTTTAACGAGATCGATGTAGCAGATTACACCGTCACACTAATTGACGAGCTTGAATGGACGCCGTCCGTTGATGGCGTCGAATTTGCACTCACCTGTGCTGAATGTAACAATACCGTTGATAATCAAGGTGAAACGACGAGAATCGACGGAGAGATCTATCACTTCTGTTGTCCGTCCTGTCTCACACGGTTCGACGATCGGTATCAGCGACTCGAAGAGGGAGCGTAACGCTGTCTTTGGAATCCAAATTTTCCTGCAGTCGAAACCCCGCCTCTCGAAGCAGTAAATCGCCTAAACCTAGACCCCGTATAGTAGAACAAGCATGACAAGCCAAACAATCCATCTTGATATCACGGGAATGTCCTGCGCCAGCTGTTCGGCGACGATCCAGGACACTCTCGAATCGCTCGACGGGGTATCGGAGGCGGATGCGAACTTCGCCACCGACGAGGGTTCCGTCACCTACGACCCTGAAGAGGTATCGCTCAAAGAAATCTACGACGCGATCGACGAGGCCGGGTACGGCGCAGTCTCTGAGACGGTAACGATTGCCATCTCCGATATGACCTGTGCCAACTGCGCCGAGACCAACCAAACCGCTCTTGAAAATATTCCGGGCGTCGTTAATGCGGAGGTCAATTACGCAACCGACGAAGCACAGGTCACCTACAATCCTGCGGAAGTATCTATTGGTGCGCTGTACGATGCTATCGAGGAGGCTGGCTACTCGCCCGTCCGCGAAGATGGTGCCGACGAAGAGTCGGGCCAGGACGCACGAGATGCCGCCCGTCAAGCCGAAACTCGGAAACAACTCAGGTTGACCCTCTTTGGGGCAGTGTTATCGGCACCGTTGCTCTTCTTCCTCATCGACAATTATCTGCTCGGTGGCGCGATCGTCCCTGAAGCCGTCTTCGGTGTGGAACTTGGCTGGGTTGAGTTCCTCCTCGCCACGCCGGTACAGGCGATCCTCGGCTGGCCGTTCTATAAGAACTCGTACAAGGCGATCGTGAAGAACGGCCGCGCCAATATGGACGTGCTGATTGCGATCGGTTCAACAACGGCCTATCTATACTCTGTGGCAGTCCTTGCTGAACTCATTGCAGGTGGACTTTATTTCGACACGGCAGCCCTCATCCTCGTGTTCATCACGTTGGGTAACTATCTCGAAGCTCGGTCGAAGGGCCAAGCGGGTGAGGCCCTCCGAAAGCTCCTCGAAATGGAAGCCGAAACGGCGACCATTGTCCGCGAGGACGGCAGTGAAGAAGAAGTTCCGCTTGAAGAGGTCACAACTGGTGACCGGATGAAAATCCGTCCAGGTGAGAAGATTCCCACAGACGGTGTCGTTGTCGACGGTCAGTCTGCCGTCGACGAGTCAATGGTCACTGGCGAATCTGTGCCTGTCGAGAAAGAGGAGGGCGATGAGGTCGTCGGCTCGACGATTAACGAGAACGGCGTCCTTGTCGTGGAGGCGACGAAGGTTGGAGAAGACACGGCCCTCCAACAGATCGTCCAGACAGTCAAGGAGGCCCAGTCGCGCCAGCCCGACATCCAGAATCTCGCCGACCGCATCTCCGCGTACTTCGTGCCTGCGGTCATCGCGAACGCCCTTCTCTGGGGTGTCGTCTGGTTCCTGTTCCCCGAGGCGCTCGCTGGCTTCGTCGACTGGCTCCCGCTGTGGGGTCAGGTTGCTGGCGGCCCGGCCCCGGTCGGTGGGACCGTTTCAGTCTTCGAGTTCGCGATAATTGTCTTCGCGTCCTCGATCCTCATCGCCTGTCCCTGTGCGCTGGGGCTGGCGACGCCCGCAGCGACGATGGTCGGGACGACGATTGGTGCCCAGAACGGCGTCCTGTTCAAGGGCGGTGACATCCTCGAACGCGCAAAAGACGTCGACACGGTCGTCTTCGACAAGACGGGCACCCTCACGGAGGGTGAAATGGAACTCACCGACGTGGTCGTCTTTGATAGCGATGGAAATGTGGTGACTGACGGTGGCGAGCCGACCCCAGATGGTGGACAGCTCAGCACCCGTGAGCGCCTCTCAGAGGATGATGTGCTTCGACTGGCGGCGATAGCTGAAAGCGGCAGCGAACACCCGCTCGCCCGTGCAATCGTCGAAGGGGCCGAAGAACGCGGCCTGGACGTGACTGAGCCTGACGACTTCGAGAACGTTCCGGGCCACGGGATCAAAGCAGTCATTGGTGACAGCGAGGTGCTGGTCGGCAACCGCAAGCTGCTGCGGGACAACGGGATCGACCCCTCTCCCGCTGAGGAGACGATGGAACGCCTCGAGAACGAGGGGAAGACGGCGATGCTGGTCGCCTACGAGGGGGAGCTCGTGGGTGTGGTCGCCGACGCCGACACAGTGAAGGAAAGCTCCAAGCAGGCTGTCACAGCACTCCAGGAGCGGGGAGTTGACGTGATGATGATTACGGGCGACAACGAGCGAACTGCCCGTGCGGTCGCTAAACAGGTGGGTATCGACCCGAAGAACGTCCGCGCAGGAGTCCTTCCTGAGGACAAGTCCAACGCGGTCGACAGTATTCAAGACGAGGGCCGGCAGGCGATGATGGTCGGTGACGGCGTCAACGACGCTCCGGCACTCGCGGTCGCACACGTCGG
It includes:
- a CDS encoding copper-translocating P-type ATPase — translated: MDDHKDTTENSPGGEDQPDTTSHQHEHGEHDEAVAESDEEGVEQELLEEEAHPAAAGEMASHEQHEHAGHEGDGHGHGSHEGHGEGHGGMHEGHEQMFRRRFFVSTLLSIPVLLYSEMLQEWLGFSVPVFPGSEWINPVFAVIVFAYGGVPFLQMALPELKDRSPGMMTLISMAITVAFVYSLASVIFPTQSAFFWELVTLIDIMLLGHWIEMRSVRRASSALDELAKLMPDTAERITDDGETEEVPVSELSEGDLVLVRPGASVPADGTVEEGDSDVNESMITGESKPVSKEPGDEVIGGTINGDGSLRVRVGATGEETTLAGIMRLVEEAQQSKSKTQVLADRAAGWLFYVALGAAVVTAIAWTVAVSFDATVIERVVTVLVIACPHALGLAIPLVVAINTSLAARNGMLVRDRIAMEDARNLDAIIFDKTGTLTEGEHGVVDMATVDGVDEDDALGLAAAVESDSEHMIARAIREAADERDVTTPDATAFEAIKGRGVRANVDGNEVYVGGPNLLAQLDSEIPDHLQHFADEAGQNAQTVVYLVRDGELIAAFAMADVIREESFRVVDALHDLGIEVAMLTGDSQDVANAVADELGIDTVFAEVLPEDKDEKVQELQDQGKLVGMVGDGVNDAPALTRADVGIAIGSGTDVAVQSADVILVQNNPMDVVRLVKLSKASYRKMQENIVWAAGYNVFAIPLAAGVLAPIGILLSPAVGALLMSLSTVIVAINAQLLRRVDLSIPELPGSTPSTEAQPAD
- a CDS encoding heavy-metal-associated domain-containing protein, with amino-acid sequence MTTTITVEGMSCGHCEQTVEEALEEVTGVTSVTVDRESEQASVDGEAEVTALVAAVEDAGYTAHA
- a CDS encoding DUF7521 family protein; the encoded protein is MEHTLFVIGKLFTTALALVIAYQAYRGYQRHHTQLLLYVAAGFALVGLGGLLEGVLFELLQVSIFEAGFVAALITAAGMLSILYALYAPNP
- a CDS encoding ArsR/SmtB family transcription factor; its protein translation is MTEEADPSDIFATLDDEYARNILVATKTDRLSAKELSEECDMSRPTVSRRVTRLVEQGLLEEYTHVDPGGRHYSEYEARLERVEVLLQAEGFDVQIDVRPDPADRITSIFEEMRGD
- a CDS encoding DoxX family protein, which gives rise to MSTLDSGMNQLESRVGGLTVGGKVHSLSAWFVLALRLMMGYAFAYSGFTKITGEFAAGGYLSNVAATNGNPLAGLFAWMGSTPWFVEFANVAVPYGELFIGLGLLVGAFVRLAAFFGALMMLMFYFGNWDMGHGFINGDFAYMLVFLAVAAFAAGRILGLDQYIENYDVGGETLVERYPALEYILG
- a CDS encoding SHOCT domain-containing protein, which gives rise to MQNPIQARGIRSLGLIVVGALTLAVVAGMALTHATVPESMMWSWHDGMWNSGHMAGWGGWGWGMILFGLLWMALLIALPVYAVYWLTTRSPTDGHTDDSALAVLQERYARGEIDDEEFDHRRARLVSDDDRF
- the acnA gene encoding aconitate hydratase AcnA is translated as MTDTLPFDAVRELDVDGTTYKMADLRALEEQGLCDLDTLPVSIRILLESVLRNADGETVTAADVKNAAGWKPDVPDAEVPFSPSRVVLQDLTGVPAVVDLAALRSEVDRKDRDPTLVEPEIPIDLVIDHSVQVDYFDSEDAYEKNVELEYERNAERYRAIKWAQNAFENFNVVPPGTGIVHQVNLEHLGRVVHAREQDGENWLLPDTLVGTDSHTPMIGGIGVVGWGVGGIEAEAAMLGQPVTMKLPEVVGVRLEGELPEGATATDLVLHITERLREVGVVDRFVEFFGPGVENLTVPDRATIANMAPEQGSTISMFPVDEQTLEYLELTGRDPDHVDLVREYLEAQGLFGEQEPEYTEVVEFDLSTVEPSLAGHKRPQDRIPMGDVKQSFRGLLHGEFEDDLDDVDEDALQRWLGEGGAADAETDGGVQVEPESELHPLTKRVEVDLDGETVEIGHGDVLVSAITSCTNTSNPSVMIAAGLLAQNAVEKGLDVPPYVKTSLAPGSRVVTQYLEESGLLPYLEELGYAVVGYGCTTCIGNAGPLPDPIEQAIDDHDLWTTSVLSGNRNFEARIHPKIRANYLASPPLVVAYGLAGRMDIDLEHEPLGTDDEGNPVYLADIWPDAADVQAAIHENVSPEMFEEKYASVFEGDERWAALDAPTGDVYEWDEDSTYIREPPFFKDFPVEKPGVADIEDARCLLTLGDTVTTDHISPAGPFGPDLPAGQWLLDHGVEPHEFNTYGARRGNHEVMMRGTFANVRIENEMLDDVEGGYTIHHPTDEQTTVFEASRRYRDEGIPLVVMAGEEFGTGSSRDWAAKGTDLLGVRATIAESYERIYRDNLVGMGVLPLQFDDGDSWESLGLDGSEVFTIHGLDDGLDVMDELTVIAERADGSTVEFPVTAQVGTPAAVTYIEHGGILHYVLRRLLRQ
- a CDS encoding heavy-metal-associated domain-containing protein; protein product: MTQTITVEGMTCEHCEQTVEEALEEVEGVTSATADRDSESATVEGSAERDELVTVVEDAGYDASA
- a CDS encoding AsnC family transcriptional regulator, whose protein sequence is MRDLDETDLEILSLLADDARRPFSDIGEEVDLSGPAVSDRVKRLQEAGIINNFTIDVNRAHLRAGVPVFIQAEIGSASLEAARERARESDGVEHVFTTSEGDLWFYARVEAQNVRQWVDGLFNEIDVADYTVTLIDELEWTPSVDGVEFALTCAECNNTVDNQGETTRIDGEIYHFCCPSCLTRFDDRYQRLEEGA